Proteins encoded in a region of the Poecilia reticulata strain Guanapo linkage group LG14, Guppy_female_1.0+MT, whole genome shotgun sequence genome:
- the rnf167 gene encoding E3 ubiquitin-protein ligase RNF167: MANLAVWWKRTELSVVLLSFSWMCFPSPTHAYIFVHYKNQTALMFEDLPAFFGPPLPEEGLMGVLVVSHPLNGCTTMDPPPPNYDANTTKFIALIKRFDCNFDIKVLNAQQAGYSAAIVHNLNSDLLLNMNFSNETIADQIEIPSVFTSSYAARRLKEEVIPEHGAYVILKPELIFPLSYYLIPFTGVLGMIIIVMCVVLVIRCVQYRKRLRKNRLTKEQLKRIPTHKFRKGDDYDLCAICLDEYEEGDKLRVLPCSHAYHCKCVDPWLTLSKKTCPVCKQRVTRNNPEHSESDSEEEAGGRGEEEAAQGEGDSERTPLLRPSNPGSPSAYSATTTTAAQCLVSPTQRDSPVLGYDGYYSPQEDTDSESGDGGEDEDDTARLIGRNEVVV, from the exons ATGGCCAACCTTGCTGTGTGGTGGAAGCGCACTGAGCTGAGTGTCGTTTTACTCTCTTTCAGCTGGATGTGTTTCCCCTCACCTACACATGCATATATATTTGTT CATTATAAAAACCAGACTGCCCTGATGTTTGAGGACCTACCTGCTTTCTTTGGACCTCCTCTTCCTGAAGAGGGATTGATG GGAGTTTTGGTGGTCTCCCATCCACTCAATGGTTGTACAACAATGGATCCTCCTCCTCCGAACTACGACGCCAACACCACTAAATTTATTGCTCTCATCAAGCGCTTTGATTGCAATTTTGACATAAAG GTTTTAAATGCACAGCAGGCTGGATACAGCGCGGCAATCGTTCACAAcctgaactctgacctgcttCTCAACATGAACTTTAGCAATG agacTATTGCAGATCAGATTGAAATCCCCTCTGTGTTCACCAGCTCCTACGCTGCAAGGAGGCTTAAGGAGGAAGTAATTCCAGAACACgg GGCCTATGTGATACTCAAGCCGGAGTTGATTTTTCCACTTTCGTACTACCTTATTCCATTCACTGGGGTACTTGGGATGATTATTATTGTGATGTGTGTAGTCCTA GTTATACGGTGTGTGCAGTACAGAAAACGTCTGAGGAAAAATCGTTTGACCAAGGAGCAACTGAAGCGCATTCCAACTCACAAGTTCAGGAAAG GAGATGACTATGATTTGTGTGCCATCTGTCTTGATGAGTATGAAGAAGGAGACAAGCTGAGAGTTTTACCTTGTTCACATG cgtATCACTGCAAGTGCGTCGACCCGTGGCTCACCCTGTCCAAGAAGACCTGTCCCGTGTGCAAACAACGCGTGACCCGAAACAACCCGGAGCATTCCGAGTCCGACTCTGAGGAGGAAGCCGGAGGCCGGGGAGAAGAGGAAGCAGCACAGGGCGAAGGAGACTCCGAGCGCACCCCTCTGCTGCGCCCGTCCAACCCCGGGTCTCCGTCGGCCTACTCGGCCACAACCACCACTGCTGCCCAGTGCCTCGTCTCTCCAACCCAACGCGACTCCCCCGTCCTGGGCTATGATGGCTACTACTCCCCACAGGAGGACACTGACTCAGAAAGTGGTGACGGAGGAGAGGACGAGGACGACACAGCTCGGCTCATTGGTAGGAACGAAGTGGTGGTCTGA